GGCTGGGAATCAACGATGACGCAGCGGTTGAAGCGCGACGGGTCAATTTCCTTTACGTGAACGAGACCGAGACCCAACAGTCGAATCATGGCCAGATTGTCCGGGCGCTCGATGACATTGATGTTGGATATGGTCACACTCGCGACTTTGTGCCACAGCAAGCGCTTGACCGCCATGGCGCTTGCGATGGCATCCGGATCAGCATTAATCAGAATCAAAACACGATCATCGTTTAAAAATCGATCGTAAAAACGGTGCAATTTTTCAGCAGCAGATCTTGGCATAAAAAGAAGTCGTTACAATTGAGGCCATAATATTCGAGCAGTAACGATATCTTAGAATATCATTTTATGCAATCATAAGTTTTAGCCCGAATTTTTAAGCTCAAGAGTTGAGAGTTCTGTCTAACATTCTGATTTTAAAGAAGACTGTTTTATCCCAAATGGTCATTTGCTCGAAAACGGGAATTCAGAAAATTCAATTGCCTAAAGATTGCCGCTTTCGCGCAAATGAAAGAAGTTTGGATTACAGGATCCTAAAGAATTTATGTAAAAATTACTAATCTGCTTGACAGTGTGGAATCATTTCTGCTATCAGACTTACGTTTTTTATTTTAAAAAGGCTTTTAGGGTTAAAATATAGCATATACAAGCGTTTAAAGATAAGGTTCGGCGTCCAGAAAAAAACATGTTTTTCAACTTTAAGAAGAACCGTGCTTGGATCAAAGACCTTTCAATCATAACGCAACTCGGCCTGACGATGGCCGGTTGTATTTTATTTTGTTTTTTTATCGGAAGATATCTGGACAAATTTTTTGGCACAAAAGGGATCTTGGTAGCGATCTTTACGGTCTTGGGGATTATCGGCGGCGGAGTCGTTGTATACCGTCAAATTCTGGAAGTAACCGAAGTCAAGGAAGAAAGCGAAAACCATTCCAACAATGGAAACGCTTAGACAGATTCAGAAAAAATATTGCACCAGGGCCATGACGGCGGCCATTTTTGCAGGATTTCTCCTTATCCTAATCGATCAAAAACCTATCGGGAAGGGCTTGATTCTGGGAACGGTGTTCAGCATCGCCAATTTTATCTTAATTGGCCAAACGCTCCCTTTAAGATTGGGCCAATCAAAAGGTAAAACATTTTTGTTTTCATTGGGTTCGATATTTTTCAGATATTTTATTATTGCCGTTCCGTTGATAATGGCCATCAAATTAGAACAATACAACCTATTTTCAACAATTTTCGGTATCTTTTTGATTCAGTTTTTTATTCTGGCGGATCACGTGTTCAGTCATTTTTCTTCTACCCGTGAAAAGCAGGTCTAGGAAATAAAAAATTATGGAAGACTTAGGTAAAATCCACCAACTCATCGTTCATGTTATGGGACACGATTTGACCTTTAACCTTGAACTCATGATTATGACCTGGATCGTCATCTCAGCCCTGATTTGCTTCGGCTTTTTGGCAACAAGAAAAAAGAGTGTCCTTCCCGGACCCCTTCAGGTTGTAGGAGAGCTTTTTATCACCATTTTTTACGGCCTGACCGAAGATGCCCTGGGCAAGGAACGTGCCAAAAAATACGCTCCCTTGATATGCGCCCTCTTCATGTACCTGTTGGTGTGCAACTGGCTTGGAATCATCCCCCACCTTGAAGAACCGACCAAGGATCTTAATACAACTTTAAGTTACGGACTCATGGGGTTTGTTATTGCCCATCATGCCGGAATCAAGGCCAAGGGTTTGAAACGGTACCTGTTGGATTACTGCGAGCCGATTTTTTTCATGGCACCGCTGAATGTGATCGGGGAACTGGCCAAGGTCATTTCCATATCCTTTCGTCTCTTCGGCAATATCATGGGCGGTTCGATCATCATTCTAGTGGTATCATATCTGACCTTCAACATTATTACACCTCCTTTTCTAAATGCCTTTTTCGGAGCCTTTGTCGGAACGATTCAGGCATTTGTTTTTACCATGCTAACGTTGGTATATATCGCGGTGCAGGTAAATTAGATTATGCCATACGATATTCAAACTTGGGTAAAGGTAGCGGCGTTGAGCGGCGGCGGAATGGCCATGGGGTTCGGTGCCATTGGGGCGGCGATCGGTGAAGGATATACCGCTGCAAGTGCCAATGAGGCCATATCGCGCAACCCGAAATTGTCCGGCGATATTTTTAAAGCCATGCTGGTGGGACAGGCCATTGCCGAGTCGGCTTCCATTTTTGCGCTGGTCATCGCCATGATGCTTCTGTTTACCAAATTTGCGTCGCATGTTCTGATGATTCCGGTGCTGCTGGGTGCTGGATTGTCCATGGGGCTGGGGGCCATCGGTGCCGGTGTGGGTGCGGGATATCCGGCAGGGGCTGCCTGTACGGGCATGGCCCGGCAGCCGGCCGTGAGCGGACGCTTAACCACCAACATGCTGATCGGGTCGGCGGTATGCCAGACTCCGGCTATTTTTGCGCTGGTAGTCTCCTTTATATTATTGTTTACGGATTTTTCAAAAAGTCCAGTTTCGCCGACCTGGGCGGCGATTCTGGGAGCTGGAATCTCATCCGGATTCGGCGCTATCGGCTCGGGGTTGGGAGGCGGTCTGGTTGCACAAGCCAGTTGTGACGGCATCTCCCGGCAGCCCTTGACGGCAACGCCGGTGACGAATGTGATGCTTTTGGGTCAGGCAGTCACCCAAACCACCGCCATTTACGCGCTGCTGGTCAGCTTTATCCTGATGTTTAAAACCTTTCCGGCAACCGATTTGATTGCGCCTCCCATGGCGCTGCTGGCAGCGGGTTTGTGCATGGGTATCGGGGCCATTGGACCGGCGATCGGTGAAGGTTTTGCAGGCAAGAGCGCCGTGGACTGGATTGCACGCAACCAGGAGCATGTTGCGGATTTGACACGGTTGATGCTGGTCGGTCAGGCGGTTGCCGAATCAACGGGGATTTATTCTTTGGTGATTGCACTGATCCTGATTTTTGTAGTGTGATTGTAACCTATTATAAAGATAGTCGATAAACCCAAATAACGTTTAGGAGGAACAACATGGCAATTGAAGGTGCAGATATTGTAAAAGCGGCGGCTTATATAGGGGCAGGACTTTCCATGGGCTTTGGTGCCATCGGGCCCGGTGTCGGCGAAGGTATGGCGGCCGCAAAAGCCTGTGAAGCCATCGGTAAAAATCCCAAAGAGGCGGGACTTTTAACTCGAACGATGCTGGTGGGCCAGGCGGTTGCCGAGTCTACCGGGATTTATTCACTGGTAATTGCCCTACTGCTTTTATTCGTCGTTTAATTATAAAGCTTTGGTTTAAACGGAAAACGGCTAATGGAAATCGTCAGCAACATAGCTCTGATAACGATTAATGCGACCTTGGTTCACCAGTTGGTAGCTTTTCTGATCTTTCTGTTTATTATCAATCGTCTCATGTTTCGACCCCTGCGGGGAGTGATGGCCGAA
This Candidatus Desulfatibia profunda DNA region includes the following protein-coding sequences:
- a CDS encoding AtpZ/AtpI family protein → MFFNFKKNRAWIKDLSIITQLGLTMAGCILFCFFIGRYLDKFFGTKGILVAIFTVLGIIGGGVVVYRQILEVTEVKEESENHSNNGNA
- the atpE gene encoding ATP synthase F0 subunit C, translating into MPYDIQTWVKVAALSGGGMAMGFGAIGAAIGEGYTAASANEAISRNPKLSGDIFKAMLVGQAIAESASIFALVIAMMLLFTKFASHVLMIPVLLGAGLSMGLGAIGAGVGAGYPAGAACTGMARQPAVSGRLTTNMLIGSAVCQTPAIFALVVSFILLFTDFSKSPVSPTWAAILGAGISSGFGAIGSGLGGGLVAQASCDGISRQPLTATPVTNVMLLGQAVTQTTAIYALLVSFILMFKTFPATDLIAPPMALLAAGLCMGIGAIGPAIGEGFAGKSAVDWIARNQEHVADLTRLMLVGQAVAESTGIYSLVIALILIFVV
- a CDS encoding ATP synthase subunit I, with the translated sequence METLRQIQKKYCTRAMTAAIFAGFLLILIDQKPIGKGLILGTVFSIANFILIGQTLPLRLGQSKGKTFLFSLGSIFFRYFIIAVPLIMAIKLEQYNLFSTIFGIFLIQFFILADHVFSHFSSTREKQV
- the atpB gene encoding F0F1 ATP synthase subunit A: MEDLGKIHQLIVHVMGHDLTFNLELMIMTWIVISALICFGFLATRKKSVLPGPLQVVGELFITIFYGLTEDALGKERAKKYAPLICALFMYLLVCNWLGIIPHLEEPTKDLNTTLSYGLMGFVIAHHAGIKAKGLKRYLLDYCEPIFFMAPLNVIGELAKVISISFRLFGNIMGGSIIILVVSYLTFNIITPPFLNAFFGAFVGTIQAFVFTMLTLVYIAVQVN
- the atpE gene encoding ATP synthase F0 subunit C produces the protein MAIEGADIVKAAAYIGAGLSMGFGAIGPGVGEGMAAAKACEAIGKNPKEAGLLTRTMLVGQAVAESTGIYSLVIALLLLFVV